Proteins from a genomic interval of Streptomyces sp. Tu6071:
- a CDS encoding histidine phosphatase family protein: MSSSPAARVLLVRHGQTAWSRSGQHTGRTDIPLLDDGRRDAALLGKRLREEPFAGLTDAVVRTSPLARAAETCEVAGFGGRAEPWNALMEWDYGEYEGLTPAEIQEREPGWFLWRDGAPGGESVAEMTERVDSVVEWARAVGGTVVLFAHGHVLRAVCARWLDEPLDFGARIRLAPASLSVLDWAYGRPAIDVWNDSAHLF, translated from the coding sequence ATGTCATCGTCGCCCGCCGCCCGCGTCCTGCTCGTCCGTCACGGGCAGACCGCCTGGTCCCGCTCCGGGCAGCACACGGGGCGCACCGACATCCCGCTGCTCGACGACGGCCGGCGGGACGCGGCGCTGCTCGGCAAGCGGCTGCGCGAGGAGCCCTTCGCCGGGCTCACGGACGCGGTGGTGCGGACCTCACCGCTCGCGCGGGCCGCCGAGACGTGCGAGGTCGCCGGGTTCGGCGGGCGCGCCGAGCCGTGGAACGCGCTCATGGAGTGGGACTACGGGGAGTACGAGGGACTGACCCCGGCCGAGATCCAGGAGCGCGAGCCCGGCTGGTTCCTGTGGCGTGACGGCGCGCCCGGCGGCGAGTCGGTCGCGGAGATGACGGAGCGCGTGGACTCGGTCGTGGAGTGGGCGCGGGCGGTGGGCGGCACGGTGGTGCTCTTCGCGCACGGGCACGTGCTGCGGGCGGTGTGCGCGCGGTGGCTGGACGAGCCGCTGGACTTCGGAGCCCGCATCCGGCTGGCACCCGCGTCGCTGTCGGTGCTGGACTGGGCGTACGGGCGCCCGGCGATCGACGTCTGGAACGATTCCGCCCACCTCTTTTGA
- a CDS encoding spermidine synthase, with translation MARKRNEAGRLTAEVAGGRAELVPERGRARAFTLTLDGAPQSYVDLDAPRHLDFAYQRRIGHLADLVAPAGRPLRVLHLGGGALSLARYVAASRPRSTQQVAEVDAALTAFVREHLPLDPQARVRVRAADARDVLAKLPEDWADLVIGDVFAGARTPAHLTSTEYLGEIRRVLAPAGTYVANLTDGPPLAFLRGQIATAAEVFPELALAADPAVLRGKHFGNAVLGASAVPLPLAPYTRAVASDPHPGRVEHGRALRDFTGGATAVRDDTAKRSPAPPEGVFAQ, from the coding sequence ATGGCACGGAAGAGGAACGAGGCCGGGCGGCTCACTGCCGAGGTGGCCGGCGGGCGCGCGGAGCTGGTCCCCGAGCGCGGGCGTGCGCGGGCCTTCACGCTCACGCTGGACGGGGCCCCGCAGTCGTACGTGGACCTCGACGCGCCCCGGCACCTCGACTTCGCCTACCAGCGCCGCATCGGTCACCTCGCCGACCTCGTCGCCCCGGCCGGGCGCCCGCTGCGGGTGCTGCACCTCGGCGGCGGCGCGCTGTCGCTCGCGCGGTACGTCGCCGCGAGCCGCCCGCGCTCGACGCAGCAGGTCGCCGAGGTCGACGCGGCGCTGACCGCCTTCGTGCGCGAGCACCTCCCCCTCGATCCGCAGGCGCGGGTACGGGTACGGGCCGCCGACGCGCGCGACGTGCTCGCCAAGCTCCCCGAGGACTGGGCGGACCTCGTCATCGGGGACGTCTTCGCGGGCGCCCGCACGCCCGCGCACCTCACGAGCACCGAATACCTCGGCGAGATCCGCCGCGTGCTGGCCCCGGCGGGCACGTACGTCGCGAACCTGACCGACGGCCCGCCGCTCGCTTTCCTGCGCGGCCAGATCGCGACGGCTGCGGAGGTCTTCCCCGAGCTGGCCCTCGCCGCCGACCCCGCCGTCCTGCGCGGCAAGCACTTCGGCAACGCGGTCCTCGGCGCCTCGGCCGTCCCGCTCCCCCTCGCCCCCTACACCCGCGCGGTCGCCTCCGACCCCCACCCGGGCCGCGTCGAACACGGCCGCGCGCTGCGGGACTTCACGGGCGGGGCGACGGCGGTGCGGGACGACACGGCGAAACGGTCACCGGCGCCGCCGGAGGGCGTCTTCGCGCAGTAA
- a CDS encoding phosphatase PAP2 family protein, with product MQQTEAQAPRGPGPVRRKPEGAPAPTDPAIPTDPAIPAVPADPAAPPGSRTPAGPPPSAPARPVRLRWWSEICLLALLYGVYSAGRLFARGDVRDAIGHGLAILRLEKFLHINLEHPLNRLFTREPWLGIPADFWYASLHYLVTPLVLIWLFRARHTVYRAARTWLMTSTLIGLIGFTFLPTCPPRLLAAGHGFVDTMAQFSDWGWWGGEASAPRGLGGMTNQYAAMPSLHVGWALWCGFLLWRHARTRWMRAAGIAYPTITALVVMGTANHYLLDALAGAAVMGAGALLTRPVLRGAARVREWLRPRLPRRLRPVLLAGGTAYTVAVGGGATGEGVGGEGVVSGGCETSPGERIPQQRPPRQLAAERPGGAPAAAR from the coding sequence ATGCAGCAGACCGAGGCCCAGGCCCCTCGCGGGCCCGGCCCTGTACGCAGGAAACCGGAAGGAGCGCCCGCCCCCACGGACCCCGCGATACCCACGGACCCCGCGATACCCGCCGTCCCGGCGGACCCCGCGGCACCCCCGGGCTCCCGCACCCCCGCCGGGCCCCCGCCGTCCGCCCCCGCGCGGCCCGTGCGGCTGCGCTGGTGGAGCGAGATATGCCTGCTCGCGCTTCTGTACGGGGTCTACTCGGCGGGCCGCCTCTTCGCCCGCGGCGACGTGCGGGACGCGATAGGCCACGGCCTCGCGATACTCCGCCTGGAGAAGTTCCTCCACATCAACCTCGAACACCCGCTCAACCGCCTCTTCACCCGCGAGCCCTGGCTCGGCATCCCGGCCGACTTCTGGTACGCCTCGCTGCACTACCTCGTCACCCCGCTCGTGCTGATCTGGCTCTTCCGCGCCCGGCACACCGTCTACCGCGCGGCCCGCACCTGGCTCATGACCTCGACGCTCATCGGCCTCATCGGCTTCACGTTCCTGCCCACCTGCCCGCCCCGGCTGCTCGCGGCGGGGCACGGCTTCGTCGACACCATGGCGCAGTTCAGCGACTGGGGCTGGTGGGGTGGCGAGGCGAGCGCGCCGCGCGGCCTCGGGGGCATGACGAACCAGTACGCGGCGATGCCGAGCCTGCACGTCGGCTGGGCCCTGTGGTGCGGATTCCTGCTGTGGCGCCACGCGCGCACGCGCTGGATGCGGGCCGCGGGGATCGCCTACCCGACGATCACGGCGCTCGTCGTGATGGGCACGGCGAACCACTACCTGCTCGACGCGCTCGCGGGCGCCGCCGTGATGGGCGCGGGCGCGCTCCTGACCCGCCCGGTGCTGCGCGGCGCGGCGCGGGTACGGGAGTGGCTGCGGCCCCGGCTGCCGCGGCGGCTGCGTCCCGTGCTGCTCGCGGGCGGGACCGCGTACACGGTGGCCGTGGGCGGCGGCGCGACCGGCGAAGGTGTCGGCGGTGAGGGTGTTGTCAGTGGGGGATGCGAGACTTCGCCGGGTGAGCGAATACCCCAGCAACGACCCCCGCGACAGCTCGCTGCCGAGCGCCCCGGCGGGGCTCCGGCGGCGGCTCGCTGA